The following coding sequences are from one Salvia hispanica cultivar TCC Black 2014 chromosome 3, UniMelb_Shisp_WGS_1.0, whole genome shotgun sequence window:
- the LOC125215989 gene encoding SNF1-related protein kinase regulatory subunit gamma-1-like — MVVEEGGTPRSPEAKLGMQVEDLWDVMEPQLSPTEKLNACFESIPVSSFPSAPSSEFIEIKSDTTVAEAVKLLARHKVLSAPVVDFEAPEDASWIDRYLGIVEFAGIVVWILHQSENVEGSSVFESIMKASESDISPSVVAAAAAGMSSPRYKSINPDSPTATCGKFFETLTASDLYKNTKVGDISGSFRWAPFLALQKSNSFLTMLLLLSKYRMKSIPVVDPGEAKIDNIITQSAVIHMLQECAGLHWFESWGSKKLSELGLPLMKASSMIKVHEDEPVLQAFKLMRQKGVGGVPVVGNDGNKAVGNISIRDIQFLLTAPKIYKDYRSITAKNFLTAVRSYLEEHQRASPLLSGMVTCRRSDTLKEIITKLDDMKIHRIYVADEGGNLQGVITLRDIISKLVHEPRGYFGDFFDGVLPLPANSRV, encoded by the exons ATGGTTGTGGAAGAGGGTGGAACGCCGAGAAGCCCAGAGGCGAAGCTGGGGATGCAGGTGGAGGATTTGTGGGATGTGATGGAGCCGCAGCTGAGCCCCACTGAGAAGCTTAATGCTTGTTTTGAGAGCATCCCTGTATCTTCTTTCCCTTCTGCTCCTTCATCAGAAT TTATTGAGATCAAGTCGGACACAACTGTGGCAGAAGCCGTCAAGTTACTTGCTCGGCACAAAGTTCTTAGTGCTCCGGTGGTGGACTTTGAGGCACCCGAAGACGCTAGTTGGATTGACAGATACCTTGGCATTGTGGAATTTGCAGGCATTGTTGTATGGATTTTGCATCAG TCTGAAAATGTGGAAGGGAGCTCTGTGTTCGAGTCCATTATGAAAGCCTCAGAGAGCGACATTAGCCCTTCTGTTGTTGCAGCAGCGGCTGCTGGGATGTCTTCTCCGAGATATAAAAGTATCAACCCAGACTCTCCCACAGCAACGTGTGGCAAATTCTTTGAGACGCTTACTGCTTCGGATTTGTACAAAAACACGAAG GTTGGGGATATATCAGGGTCTTTCCGTTGGGCTCCGTTCCTTGCTTTGCAGAAATCCAACTCGTTTTTGACAATGCTCTTGCTGCTTTCCAAGTACAGAATGAAGAGCATTCCGGTAGTTGACCCTGGGGAAGCAAAGATCGACAACATAATCACTCAAAGTGCGGTTATTCACATGCTACAAGAGTGTGCTGGCCTCCACTGGTTCGAAAGCTGGGGTTCCAAGAAGCTGTCTGAATTGGGTCTTCCATTGATGAAGGCCAGTAGCATGATCAAG GTACACGAGGACGAGCCTGTGCTACAGGCGTTTAAACTTATGAGACAAAAAGGAGTAGGAGGCGTGCCCGTGGTTGGAAACGATGGAAATAAGGCCGTTGGTAATATAAGCATACGAGACATACAGTTCCTTCTCACTGCACCAAAAATCTACAAGGACTACAGATCAATCACTGCCAAGAACTTCCTGACGGCGGTGAGAAGCTATTTGGAGGAGCATCAGAGGGCATCGCCGCTGCTGAGTGGGATGGTCACGTGCCGCAGAAGCGACACACTGAAGGAGATCATAACGAAGCTGGATGATATGAAGATCCATCGCATCTATGTGGCGGATGAAGGTGGGAATCTCCAAGGAGTCATCACTCTACGAGACATCATCTCCAAACTGGTTCACGAGCCTCGTGGCTACTTTGGCGACTTCTTCGATGGCGTCTTGCCGCTGCCTGCCAATAGCAGGGTCTAA
- the LOC125216656 gene encoding (-)-5-epieremophilene synthase STPS3-like translates to MAPPQSVAEIQRPVANFSPSLWGDQFIIHASCAMAAQKHSNAVEALKKDVLDMITAAENNLVETMNLIDTLERLGISYHFEKEIEEKLHHFFNLNTDYSDGSYDLYTVALHFRLFRQHGHRISSDIFGRWIDVNGKFLEGLRNDGKGLLSLYEASYLRTRGETTLDDALEFATATLKSIAPHLESPLSEQVVHALIQPLHYSNPRIEARNFISIYEEYQHKDESLLRFAKLDYNLLQMIHKEELHEVSRWWKELDLVSKLPYARDRVVECFFWAMGVYHEPKYSRARVMLTKTIAMTSIIDDTYDAYGVIEELDIFTEAIERWNIEEMDKLPEYVKPFYKALLELYEQFEEELAREGRSYAAHYAIESLKELVRSYHVEAKWFIQGYLPPFEEYLKNALITCTYCYHTTTALLGDESATKEDLEWLSEKPKMLVAGLLICRVIDDIATYEVEKERGQSATGIESYMRDNGATIEEAVAKFFEIATDAWKDINEECMRPSPYSRDVLMRILNLERIIDVTYKGNEDGYTQPEKVLKPHIIALFVHPIDM, encoded by the exons atggcTCCACCACAATCAGTAGCAGAAATCCAGCGACCCGTTGCCAATTTCTCCCCGAGCTTGTGGGGCGATCAGTTCATCATACACGCTTCTTGTGCTATG gctGCCCAGAAACATTCGAACGCAGTTGAAGCGCTGAAAAAGGACGTTTTGGATATGATAACAGCTGCTGAAAACAATCTGGTTGAAACAATGAACCTTATTGACACACTTGAACGTCTTGGAATTTCTTATCACTTTGAAAAGGAGATTGAAGAAAAACTGCACCATTTCTTCAATCTAAATACAGATTATAGTGATGGGTCCTATGATTTGTACACTGTTGCACTTCATTTCCGGTTATTCAGGCAACATGGCCACCGTATATCTTCTG ACATTTTTGGTAGATGGATCGATGTGAATGGCAAATTCCTGGAAGGGCTTCGGAATGATGGAAAAGGTTTGCTAAGTCTGTATGAAGCCTCGTACTTGAGAACACGTGGAGAAACTACACTGGACGATGCGCTTGAATTTGCTACTGCCACTCTCAAGTCCATAGCGCCACACCTTGAATCTCCTCTTAGCGAACAAGTTGTGCATGCTCTAATTCAACCTTTGCACTACTCAAATCCAAGAATCGAAGCTCGTAACTTTATCTCCATCTATGaagaatatcaacataagGATGAATCTCTCTTGAGGTTTGCTAAATTGGACTATAATCTTTTGCAAATGATACATAAGGAGGAACTCCATGAAGTCTCAAG GTGGTGGAAAGAATTGGACCTAGTCTCCAAACTTCCATATGCAAGAGATAGAGTGGTGGAGTGCTTCTTTTGGGCTATGGGAGTATACCATGAGCCAAAATATTCTCGTGCTCGTGTCATGCTCACTAAAACTATCGCCATGACCTCAATCATAGATGACACATATGATGCTTATGGTGTCATCGAAGAACTCGACATTTTTACTGAGGCAATAGAGAG GTGGAACATTGAAGAAATGGATAAACTACCTGAGTATGTGAAGCCATTCTATAAAGCTCTTTTGGAACTCTATGAGCaatttgaagaagaattgGCTAGGGAAGGAAGATCCTACGCCGCACACTATGCCATAGAATCT ctCAAAGAATTGGTGAGAAGCTACCATGTTGAGGCCAAGTGGTTCATACAAGGATATTTACCACCTTTTGAGGAGTATTTAAAGAATGCCCTCATTACCTGCACTTATTGTTACCACACAACGACGGCATTGTTGGGGGACGAATCTGCCACCAAGGAAGACTTGGAATGGCTAAGCGAGAAGCCTAAAATGCTTGTGGCAGGGCTACTCATATGTCGAGTCATTGATGACATAGCTACTTATGAGGttgaaaaagaaagaggaCAGAGTGCCACCGGCATAGAATCGTACATGAGGGACAATGGCGCCACAATAGAAGAAGCAGTGGCTAAATTCTTCGAAATAGCAACGGATGCATGGAAGGATATAAATGAGGAGTGTATGAGGCCATCTCCATATTCGAGAGATGTTTTGATGCGGATTCTGAATCTTGAACGCATCATTGATGTTACTTACAAAGGCAACGAAGATGGATACACTCAACCTGAGAAGGTTCTCAAGCCCCACATTATTGCTTTGTTTGTTCATCCTATTGATATGTAG
- the LOC125215590 gene encoding uncharacterized protein LOC125215590, with product MMQSQQRQLLRLSSAANFIFPSRPPPPHHLYFSARTTNHYTLCSAQLSEEVTAISSSPIHSIPSLLSASGADSSLQTAASLLITGAFSLFLFRTFRRRARQQRKLRSALAAPSLELKGKKKKAPPSADETLLGGLIAAAFGILLYKLTTSVEHTLNSQPLSPNYSVRQITITIRTIINGMCYLATFVFGFNSVGLFLYTGQLAMNRDRVIEDKPNFNSSDRDQTSDNQNKTDGF from the exons ATGATGCAATCTCAACAAAGGCAACTTCTCCGCCTCTCTTCCGCCGCCAACTTTATCTTTCCCTCCCGTCCACCACCGCCACACCACCTCTATTTTTCCGCCAGAACTACCAACCACTACACTCTTTGCTCTGCCCAACTCTCGGAGGAAGTCACCGCCATCTCCTCCTCGCCTATCCACTCTATTCCTTCTCTCCTCTCTGCCTCCGGCGCCGACTCGTCTCTCCAGACCGCCGCCAGTCTTCTCATAACCGGCGCTTTCAGTCTCTTTCTCTTCCGCACTTTCCGCCGCCGCGCCAGACAACAAAGA AAATTGAGATCAGCGCTAGCGGCGCCGTCTCTAGAGTTGAAaggcaagaagaagaaggcgcCGCCATCGGCAGATGAGACGCTTCTCGGCGGCTTAATAGCCGCTGCATTTGGAATATTACTTTACAAACTCACCACCTCCGTTGAACACACTCTCAACAGCCAACCTCTCTCCCCCAATTACTCG GTGCGCCAGATCACCATAACCATTAG GACGATAATAAATGGAATGTGCTACCTGGCTACGTTTGTGTTCGGTTTCAACTCCGTGGGGTTGTTTCTATACACGGGCCAACTCGCCATGAATCGTGATCGCGTCATTGAGGACAAACCAAATTTCAACTCTAGTGATCGAGATCAAACCTCAGACAACCAAAACAAAACTGATGGATTCTAG